The proteins below come from a single Candida albicans SC5314 chromosome 7, complete sequence genomic window:
- the FMP45 gene encoding Fmp45p (Predicted membrane protein induced during mating; mutation confers hypersensitivity to toxic ergosterol analog, to amphotericin B; alkaline repressed; repressed by alpha pheromone in SpiderM medium; rat catheter, Spider biofilm induced) translates to MRALNIIPVFFLVGSVLLLILTIINGAGTSSVLGKFYWSETDTSGLTGVPYNKTRWTFYRMCGVDHNKNAHCGKSQAAFPYSPEDNFGRNSGIPQNFIDDRDTYYYLSRVGWAFILVGLFFGVAAMVAAPLNFCYFVAGIVGSTTAFVSLLFTITAACCITAAHTKGRREWNRAGFPTVLGAKAFGILWTAVACLLISFVSLVVLTCLSRTSTRRRNRGVGVTNGSEVTPRGEQETYAKESSGEIPRGEYESGNHPVTGPGEGERLSNASKFRFFRVKRAKSEDV, encoded by the coding sequence CGTGTTTTTCTTGGTGGGTTCAGTCTTGTTACTAATCCTCACTATCATCAATGGTGCCGGAACATCTTCAGTGTTGGGGAAATTCTATTGGTCAGAAACCGATACATCCGGTCTCACTGGGGTTCCATACAATAAAACAAGATGGACGTTTTATAGAATGTGTGGTGTTGATCATAATAAGAATGCTCATTGTGGTAAATCACAGGCTGCATTTCCTTATTCTCCAGAAGATAATTTTGGTCGAAATAGTGGTATTCCtcaaaatttcattgatgATAGAGATacctattattatttatccCGAGTTGGATGGGCATTTATACTTGTTGGATTATTCTTTGGTGTTGCGGCAATGGTTGCTGCGCcattgaatttttgttattttgtCGCTGGAATTGTTGGTCTGACCACGGCATTTGTTTCTCTTTTATTCACAATTACGGCTGCTTGTTGTATTACAGCTGCTCATACTAAAGGTCGGAGAGAATGGAATCGAGCCGGGTTCCCCACTGTTCTTGGAGCCAAGGCATTTGGTATTTTGTGGACTGCAGTTGCCTGtttgttgatttcatttgttAGTTTAGTGGTCTTGACTTGTCTTTCTCGAACATCTACacgaagaagaaacagAGGTGTTGGTGTCACCAATGGATCTGAAGTGACACCAAGAGGTGAACAAGAGACTTATGCTAAAGAAAGTTCAGGAGAAATCCCTCGTGGTGAATACGAATCAGGAAATCACCCTGTTACTGGTCCTGGAGAAGGCGAAAGACTCTCTAATGCATCAAAATTCAGATTTTTTAGAGTGAAAAGAGCCAAATCAGAAGATGTTtaa
- a CDS encoding uncharacterized protein (Ortholog of C. dubliniensis CD36 : Cd36_72050, C. parapsilosis CDC317 : CPAR2_301140, Candida tenuis NRRL Y-1498 : CANTEDRAFT_135055 and Debaryomyces hansenii CBS767 : DEHA2E07678g), with translation MSYPIDNLMDISFPEELFPQSTFSRSLLDIVSYDLSENELKKTNESEENHQVNTSINPSLSSSLSTSSTSSSSSSSSSLSFQNELIHLLHEYSENTITISPSSATVSPKTYMNGYIKFVMDSANTSLEPIDTNETSTELTHEEVIELFEEACKEIDEWKPNNQKDNFNGCNNNNNNNNSNSDISVNDFGNSNCVNNNNIDANIDNSDNGENAISILPQSSSTFDPWNTIDFTSKFSMSHVTENRSTSVDSTKSDVQSQLSLNYPLKNLSNSNSNSNSNSESNLNSNLNSPIDIVSGSGSVSVSVNSSKTSSPRKRKLDNKNFYKVSKLDFSNLNIISIPDYEYSSQLSNHSFRVPNAYQCLILEEKLIESINNSTTCRVQRTLYTRDGLDKLARIYFHGDYEISINPNFKKTSYEAQYILTKLDKSRKPDNTTRAGLCPYCETIEFFGLKNSSYGNHLAYKHGILTNGCSVPDPKYYGKYKFKKGEYDEPEKKKRRTNAHILEREGVLCTNCWQILEVNCTSRSSVLGHYLRHYRDSHVGNKKEIKIDDEDPLAGFDPIVFEFTNKWKL, from the coding sequence ATGTCATatccaattgataatttaatgGATATATCATTTCCTGAAGAATTATTCCCACAATCCACTTTTAGTCGCTCCTTATTAGACATTGTTTCTTATGATTTGTcagaaaatgaattgaaaaaaactAATGAACTGGAAGAAAATCATCAAGTCAATACTTCAATAAACCcatcattatcttcatcattgtCTACGTcttctacttcttcttcatcatcttcatcatcatcattatcattccaaaatgaattgatacATTTATTGCACGAATATTCTGAGAATACCATCACCATTTCTCCCTCTAGTGCCACTGTTTCTCCAAAAACTTATATGAATGGATATATAAAATTTGTCATGGACTCGGCGAATACTTCATTAGAACCAATTGATACAAATGAGACTAGTACTGAACTTACTCATGAAGAAGTTATTGAGCTATTTGAAGAAGCAtgtaaagaaattgatgaatggaaaccaaacaatcaaaaagaCAATTTTAATGgctgcaacaacaacaacaacaacaacaatagcaaTAGCGATATTCTGGTGAATGATTTTGGTAATTCTAATTgtgtcaacaacaacaatattgatGCAAATATTGACAACAGTGACAATGGTGAGAATGCTATTCTGATACTTCCTCAATCTTCCTCAACATTTGATCCATGGAACACAATTGATTTCACATCAAAATTCTCAATGTCACACGTGACTGAAAACCGATCAACTTCTGTTGATTCAACCAAATCAGATGTACAACTGCAATTGTCTTTAAATTATCCTTTGAAAAACCtttccaattcaaattcaaattccaattcaaattcagaATCTAACTTGAACTCTAATTTAAATTCCCCAATTGATATTGTCAGTGGTTCCGGTAGCGTTAGTGTCAGTGTCAATAGCAGTAAAACATCTTCACCTCGGAAACGGAAACTTGATAACAAAAACTTTTATAAAGTATCAAAATTagatttttccaatttgaatattatttCTATTCCAGATTATGAATATTCCTcacaattatcaaatcattCATTCAGAGTCCCTAATGCTTATCAATGTTTAATAttggaagaaaaattaattgaatcaatcaataattctACTACTTGCCGTGTTCAAAGAACTTTATATACTAGAGATGGATTAGATAAATTAGCACGAATTTATTTCCATGGAGATTATGAGATTTCTATTAATcctaattttaaaaaaacatCTTATGAAGCACAATATATTTTAACAAAATTGgataaatcaagaaaacCTGATAATACTACTCGAGCAGGATTATGTCCATATTGTGAAAccattgaattttttggaCTTAAAAATTCCTCATATGGTAATCATTTAGCTTATAAACATGGGATTTTAACTAATGGATGTTCTGTACCTGATCCTAAATATTATggtaaatataaatttaaaaaggGAGAATATGATGAAccagaaaagaaaaaacgaAGAACCAATGCTCATATATTAGAAAGAGAAGGGGTATTATGTACAAATTGTTGGCAAATTCTTGAAGTAAATTGTACTTCAAGAAGTTCAGTCTTGGGTCATTACCTTCGTCATTATCGAGATTCTCATGTCggtaataaaaaagaaattaaaattgatgatgaagatcCTTTAGCTGGGTTTGATCCAATTGTATTTGAATTCACCAATAAATGGAAATTATAA
- a CDS encoding uncharacterized protein (Ortholog of C. parapsilosis CDC317 : CPAR2_808350, C. dubliniensis CD36 : Cd36_72060, Candida orthopsilosis Co 90-125 : CORT_0C00820 and Candida albicans WO-1 : CAWG_05575) has translation MKFFTAATTALLFSAQALAGITSYTLSIKSDDERVNGKGITYKHEGAGINYAFVSDTSSKFAYDDESKLLYYPASPQLKYNFGTEADIIQFSVTPPKSVEIGEDGVLKFEDSDKLYAAVSINDPYHYSDSDFAIILRGKPHAIPIQIVAEKA, from the coding sequence ATGAAATTCTTCACTGCTGCTACCACTGCTTTATTATTCTCCGCTCAAGCTTTAGCTGGTATTACTTCATACACTTTGTCTATCAAATCAGACGATGAAAGAGTCAATGGTAAAGGTATTACTTACAAACACGAAGGTGCTGGTATTAACTATGCTTTCGTCAGTGACACCTCATCTAAATTTGCTTACGATGATGAATCCAAACTTTTATACTACCCAGCTAGTCCACAACTCAAATATAACTTTGGTACTGAAGCTGATATCATACAATTTTCCGTCACTCCACCAAAATCTGTTGAAATTGGTGAAGATGGTGTTTTAAAATTCGAAGATTCTGATAAACTTTATGCTGCTGTCAGTATCAACGACCCATACCATTACTCTGATAGTGATTTTGCTATTATTCTCAGAGGTAAACCACATGCTattccaattcaaattgttgcTGAAAAAGCTTAA
- the LDG3 gene encoding Ldg3p (Putative LDG family protein; F-12/CO2 early biofilm induced), which produces MKFFTAAATALLFSAQALAGITQYTLSIEADDERVNGKGITFKHEGAGINYAFVSDSSAKFSYDDESKHLFYPINSQISYNLGTEGDIVQFSVTTPSSVEIGDDGALKFEGSDELFAAVSINDPYHYSDKDFAIIVKGKNHAIPIKLVAKKA; this is translated from the coding sequence atgaaatttttcactgCTGCCGCCACTGCTTTATTATTCTCCGCTCAAGCCTTAGCTGGTATCACCCAATACACTTTATCCATCGAAGCCGATGACGAAAGAGTTAATGGTAAGGGTATCACATTCAAACATGAAGGTGCTGGTATCAACTATGCCTTCGTCAGTGACAGTTCTGCCAAATTCAGCTATGATGATGAATCCAAACATTTGTTCTACCCAATTAACTCTCAAATTAGCTACAACCTTGGTACTGAGGGAGACattgttcaattttcaGTCACTACTCCATCTTCTGTTGAAATCGGTGATGATGGTGCTTTGAAATTTGAAGGTTCTGATGAGCTTTTCGCCGCTGTCAGTATTAATGATCCATACCACTATTCTGACAAAGACTTTGCTATTATTGTCAAAGGTAAGAACCATGCTATTCCAATCAAGCTTGTTGCTAAAAAAGCTTAG
- a CDS encoding uncharacterized protein (Ortholog of C. parapsilosis CDC317 : CPAR2_808370, C. dubliniensis CD36 : Cd36_72070, Candida orthopsilosis Co 90-125 : CORT_0C00800 and Candida albicans WO-1 : CAWG_05577) yields the protein MRFFTAATTALLFSAQALAGITQYTLSIEADDERVNGKGITFKHEGAGINYAFVSDSSAKFNYDDESKLFYYPISPQLNYNLGTAGDIVQFSVTPPSSVEIGDDGALKFEGSDELFAAVSINDPYHYSDKDFAVIVKGKNHAIPIKLVAKKA from the coding sequence atgAGATTCTTTACTGCTGCTACTACCGCCTTATTATTTTCTGCTCAAGCCTTAGCTGGTATCACTCAATACACTTTATCCATTGAAGCCGATGACGAAAGAGTCAATGGTAAAGGTATCACATTCAAACATGAAGGTGCTGGTATCAACTATGCTTTTGTTAGTGATAGTTCTGCCAAATTTAACTACGACGATGAATCCAAACTTTTCTACTATCCAATCAGTCCACAACTTAACTACAACCTTGGTACCGCTGGTGACATTGTCCAATTTTCCGTCACTCCTCCATCTTCTGTTGAAATCGGTGATGATGGTGCTTTGAAATTTGAAGGTTCTGATGAGCTTTTCGCCGCTGTCAGTATTAATGATCCATACCACTATTCTGACAAGGACTTTGCTGTTATTGTTAAAGGTAAAAACCATGCTATTCCAATCAAACTTGTGGCTAAAAAAGCTTAA
- a CDS encoding uncharacterized protein (Protein of unknown function; induced by nitric oxide independent of Yhb1p; regulated by Sef1, Sfu1, and Hap43; rat catheter biofilm induced) produces the protein MTHITDLPEEVLFQIYKYLEVSTLKALQLIPDFAESTRYYLYRNSLYLLRICDDQINSLTLTNKEKPLGYELSLLVQDNNNQSMKKHISQFRHYQVNLSLIKFENLLEKLDCYKDNIIQDIFNRDDIGNGIVSVKLLIQLNYSLSTFNQVKDCLVNMDKVSKYFSNNGKNSITIDLELNSHDK, from the coding sequence ATGACCCATATAACAGATTTACCCGAGGAGGTactatttcaaatttataaatatttagaaGTATCGACCCTTAAGGCATTACAATTAATTCCTGATTTTGCAGAAAGTACTagatattatttatatcGAAACagtttatatttattacgAATATGTGATGatcaaataaattcattaacaTTGACAAATAAGGAAAAACCATTAGGTTATGAATTATCATTACTTGTTcaagataataataatcaatcaatgaagAAACATATTTCACAATTCCGACATTATCAAGTAAATTTACTgttgattaaatttgaaaatttattggaaaaattagATTGTTATAAAGATAATATAATTCAAGATATTTTTAATCGTGACGATATTGGTAATGGTATAGTAAGtgttaaattattaattcaattaaattattcattGAGTACATTTAATCAAGTTAAAGATTGTTTAGTTAATATGGATAAAGTATCGAAATATTTTAGTAATAATGGTAAGAATAGTATTACTATTGATTTAGAATTGAATAGTCATGATAAATGA